The nucleotide sequence GTACCTTTGTGGCTTGTGGGTAAACTTCGATTAATTCATATCGCTGAGGCAAGGTTTTCCGGATTGCGATAGCTCGGAATGTGAGTTGAGCAAGCATAGATGTCGCAAACGCAGGTATTCCAAGTGAAGTAATGTCGCGATCACACTTACGACTTGCGTAAGTTCCATATTTGCCACAGGGCAAAGTGATTGGTGCATCAACAGCCACGATTGACGGCCGATGATAATCGATGTAATTTCTTATGGCGATATCTGGCTTCACTTGGTTGACAAACACCAATTCGCGATTCGAATTGATTGCGGCCACACCTGTGATTTCATCAACTTTTGCTGATAAATCGACTCCAAAAAAAGTCTTTGTACGAATAGTAGGCATGATTTTACTAATGTACTACGGGGATCATTTTGATAACATGTTTAAATATAACCATTCCGATTCATTGAAAACAAAATTGACTTGTCTTATAAAAAGTTTTTTTAAATAATTTAAATTATTCAAAAAGAATTAACCCAAAATAAGAAAGTAAAAAAAAGGCGGAAGTTAACTTCCGCCTTAAGGTACCCCGTGAGTAAAATATTATCGTTGGTTAAGTTTAAATCGGATTGGGACAGTCATCCAAACCTTGACCGCCTTGCCATTTTGGATAGCAGGTGTATAAGTTGCTTTCATCACATTATCAATTGCCGCTTGATCGAAAATATCCGTACCGGGATTTTTCATAATCTGCGCTTTCTTTGGCCTTCCATCCTTTTCAATGAGAACACGAACAACTACAAGACCTTCCATACCTGCGCGTTTTGCAACTTCCGGATAAGCAATAGCGGGCCGATCGACAAACTCAGGTTCTTTTTCTACTGCAACAAAATCTTCCGGATCGGCGTCGTCAAGTTGAACCGGCTCTTGTACCGGAACATAAGCCACCACATTTGGATCGCTTAGTCCTGTTGTATCGCCTTCACCAAAAGCATTTTTTTCAATCGCCTTTTTCACCACTTCCTGAGTCGCTAAGGTTTTCTGACGAGGCGCTTCCTCATCTTTGACCTTTTTAATTTGACCGACATCAGGTGCAGCTGGAGGCTTAATCATAGGCTTCGGTGGTGGTGGCGGCTGATCTTGATTCATAGGAGGGGGTGGTGCAAGTTCATTTACACTTGTAATTACACGCTGCCTCACTTGCATTGCATCTTCATCGCCCTCTGCCAAAAGATCTTTCACAAAATGATAGGCATAAAAAGTGATGAAACTTGCAACGATTGCGCTAATAGTAAAAAATAGAGCACGACCCATATACGTATGGATCTCGTGACGAATGACAAGCCCACCGTAGCTAAGACGTCGAAATTTTTCCGTCTCTAAGTAATCTGGTTTCACAAACCAGTGCTTCATGTCTGCGGGGGCAACCGGCTTCGATGCAATCTCTTGCTGCATCATTTCGGGAGTGTTTTCCATTATTTTTTTCCTCCTTTTGTTGGTGGTTCTGGTGTTAACGGGGTACCTGATTCAAAAGCAGTTACTAAAGCTCGATCTTCATCCAGCATTGGAGCAATACTGAATCGATTCATTTTCATAAGGTTTAACTCATCAATAACATCAACGATATTTTTATACTTGGCTTTCTTATCTAATTTCAAAACCAGAGCTAAAACATCTTGACCTACTTCTTGTTTTACTTCGGCAATTTGACCTTCGACGGTTGCCTTAAAATTTTTGGAGATTCCGGGCTTTCCACCGGTGGTATCATAAAGAGAAAAAAATTGAATTGGATTTTCTCCTCGTTGCCAATAAACTTTATTGCCTTCCATAATTTTTAAAGTCAACACGTTTGATTGCGCAACCACGACATCAAATTCCTTTGCAGGGAGATTGATTTCCATTGTTTGCGGTTTCGAAAATGTTGTTGTGAGCATAAAGAAGGTCAAAAGCAAAAAGGCAACATCCACCATCGGTGTCATATCCAAAGAGAATCCGCCTCTTCGCTTTTTGCGCTTCTTGCCTTTTTTCTTCCCTCCGCCTCCTTGCGGTGAGCCTACAGCACCCATAGTTTATAAATTAGTAGTTAATATTATTGTTTTTGAACCGCTTGCATATCCGCTTCCAATCCTGTGATAAGATTGAATGTGGGCATTCCGGTTTTCTTAAAAGTATTCATCACTAGCTCAATGACTTCGAAATCCGCATCGATATCTCCACGAATTACCGGTCGAATTACGGGATTCGCTAAGCGTGCGGCGATAATCATTCTTTCAAGATTATTGGTATAAACCATAAAACCATCAGCAAGCCTAAATTTATTTGCAGAATCTGCAATTACCGCTTCACTTAGCCCCGCATTTTCCATTAGCTTTCGAATCTCACGATCAAAAATGCGTTCTCTTGTCGGTTGTGCATCAACCCCCATAAAGAGTTCGTTATTCTTTCCAATCGTGATTGTAAGAATGTCTTTATCGGGCAGTTTAATTGCAGAATGAGATGACGGTATTGTCGTTTGAACCATTTCCGGTGGTTTGAACTGCGTTGTTAACATAAAGAAGGTGAGCAGCAAAAAGGCTGCATCAACCATCGGCGTCATGTCCAACGAAAATCCGACTCTTTTCTTTTTTATTTTAGCCATTTATTTCTCCAATCGTTCACTTAAGGTTTAACCCAAGTGTAGGGTTTACTTAAGAAGCTTGTTCGTCTTTAACCGAAAGCGTTTGAACAACATAATATGCGGATTCGTCAATTTGATATGTGAATCCGTCAATTTTAGTCGTAAAGAAGTTATAAGCCATAATTGCTAAAATAGCTGCTAAGATTCCACCGGCTGTATTAAACAATGCCTCCGAAATTCCGCGTGAAAGACCAACGGCGTCTGGCGCACCACCAGTTGCAAGTGCGCTAAAAGCACGAATCATTCCGATAACCGTACCAAGCAACCCTACCATTGTTGAAATCGATGCAATTGTTGAAATAGCGACAAGATTTTGCTCCAAAATGGGCATTTCCATTGAAGTGGCTTCTTCGATAGCTTTTTGAAGCTCAGCTCTCTTCTTATCGGGGTCAGTGACTTTTCGTGCACTTAAGGTTTTGTATTTATCCAAACCGGCACGGATAACAGCAGCTAAAGAACTTTGATGAGCATCGCAACGCTCAATCGCGGCATCAATTCGGCCCGCTTCAATTTCTTCTTCAAGTTCCTTAACAAAAGCAGTCATCAACCCTTTACCTTCAGCTTTCTTCAAAGCAATATTTCTTTCAATCACATAGGCGACAACCATTATGAGTAATGAAATCAAAACAGCGACTAGCGGTCCGCCATCGTACATATCATGCCAAATGGTACCTTTTGGCTGGTTGCCCATATAAAAGAAATAAAATAAAAACGAGAATGTGAGTGCTGAGACAAGCAACACAATATTGAAAGTGCTCTGCTTCATAACTTGCGGTATTGAATGATAGATTTGAATAAAATGAAACTGCAATTAACTTTTTTCAGAAACAACATGCGAAGGGTTTCGATTAAGTACCAATCACTGCGACAAAAGGAAAGGAATTGAACCATATCCAGATTGATGCATTGCTGTTTGCTGATGTGTCAAGTATAAGAAAAAAAAAGTGAAAGCAAAATGTTTTTACTGCCCCAACCTATGTTTTAATGGTATTTTGACAAAACTTTGACAACTCTATGATTCAATGGGCGTACACAGACGCTCTTTCGTTACAAAAATTCAATCTTAAATTATGAAAAAGTTAAATCCTCATTTAGCGATAAAAATAAAGCTGTCCGCGGTTTTCTTATTCACATTTACTTTTTTGGCTAACGCTCAAGAGGGTAAGCGAGAAAGCTTAAGTCTTACTATTTATAACGATAACTTAGCATTAGTACGGGAATCAAGAAAAGTACAGCTCCCTTCCGGTAATACCTCCTATTCACTGACAGATATTCCGGAGCGAATTGATCCAACATCGGTTCGAGTAAAGTTTAATGGATCGGTTTTTGAACAGAACTATCAATACGACCTTGTCAGTGCAGATAAAATTCTTCAGCGATACATTGATAAACCGGTAACACTCAAAAATTCTAAGGGTGACTTTATCTCGGGTTTACTTCTTTCCTCAAATGCAATGAATGCTGTGATACAAACAGAAAACAATGGGAAGAAAGGAATTACGATGATCCAAAATCTTCAAGATTATCAAGTTGTTGTTACTGAGCTTCCTTCGGGGTTTGTTACAAAACCAACACTTCAATGGCTTTTGAATTCTCAAAAAGCGGGTGAACAAACACTCGATGTTTCTTATCAAACAAGAGGGATGAGCTGGCATGCAGAATATGTCGCAACACTCAATAAAGATGAAACGATGCTTGATCTCGCGGCGTGGGTGAGCATCGAAAACAATTCAGGAACAACTTACCCCAATGCAAAAATCAAATTGATTGCCGGGGATATTAATCGTATCAAATCGAACGAAGACATAGGTTTTGGTGGAGCTCCTCCAACAGCCGTTATGGGGTATCAAAGAAAGGCAGAGCCTCAATTCAAGGAAGAGTCGTTTTTTGAATATCACATTTATGAACTTCAACGCCCTTCCTCGCTTCAAAATAACGAAACTAAACAAATCTCTCTTTTTGATGTTTCTCCTTTTCCTTTTGAAAAAAAGTACCTTTTTTCAAGCGGAAGAAATGATGAGAAGATTAAAGTTGTGGTTGAATTTCAAAATGCCAAAAAATTTAACTTAGGAATCCCTTTTCCGAAAGGTAAAGTTCGAGTGAATAAAGCAAGAGATAACGGTGTCGAGTTTATTGGGGAAGACCAGATTGATCATACCCCAACGGATGAGCGAATAAAATTAAACATTGGAAATGCGTTTGATTTGGTTGGACAGGAAGAAATGAAGGAATCGGAACAGGTTTCGAATCGGGTTACAGAGCAAACATACAAGGTGACGCTGAAGAACCGAAAGCCCAATGAGGATGTGGTAATCGAAGTGGAAAAGAATTTTTATGGGAACTGGAAGATTCTTTCATCAACTCTTGAGTATGAAAAGATTAATGCCACCACCATTCGTTTTAAGCCAAAGGTCTCAAGGGGAAAGGAACTCTCCTTTGAGTATAAAGTGAGATTAGGATATTGAAATTAAACTATGACTGAAGTGATTTATGATTGAAGTCATTCGATATGCCCATCAGCGGCTTTCTTGGATTGATCAAAGATTTTTGCCGCTTAAGGAAATGTGGGTTGAAACCAACGATTACCGAAGGGTAATAGATGCCATAAAAACACTCGCGATACGCGGCGCGCCCTTGATTGGTGTCGCGGCTGCATACACGGCTGCATTAGGGGCTTATTCCTTTAAGGGTCGAAAAAAGGAATTCGGGAGATATTTCTATAAAATGATTCAAGAATTAGAGAGCTCACGCCCAACGGCAGTAAATCTTTTTTATGCTTCAAACCTGATTCGAAAAGCATACGAAGAGCTTTCGGAAACGCATTCGGTGCTTGAAGTGGCGCAAGCCTTTGAGTCAATTGCAGAAGGGCTGCATCGTAAAGAAATTGAAAATTGCGATCGGATGTCCGATTGCGGAGCTGAATATCTTGAACGGCGATTTCGTGAAAAGGGGAAAAGGAAACTTTCAATTCTCACTCACTGTAACACCGGAGCTTTGGCAACAGGAGGAAATGGAACGGCTTTAGGTGTCATTAAAGAAGCCTATTTAAGAGGAATCGTTGATAAGGTTTACACTACTGAAACCCGCCCTTTAGGTCAAGGGTTGCGGCTCACAGCTTGGGAGCTTTTGAAAGAAAAAATCCCTTTTTATTCAATCTCCGATTCTTCAGCTGCCTTTCTTATGCAAAAGGGACTTATTGACTGTGCGATTACTGGAGCAGATCGAATTGCAAAGAATGGGGACACGGCCAATAAAATTGGAACATACTCTCATGCTCTTTGTGCGGTTCATCATCAAATTCCATTTTTTATCGCAGCACCAATCTCAACTTTTGATTTCACGATTTCAGATGGAAGCGAAATCGTCATTGAAGAGCGTGATGGTGAGGAACTTCGGCGATTTAAGCACACGCGACTTGCATTAGAACGAACACCCGTTTTGAATTATGCATTTGATGTAACCCCTGTCCGTTTTATAGAGGCATTTTTTACTGAAGAGGGAGTTATTTTACCCAAAAATCTAAACGAACTTTCTATTAGGTATGATCAATCGAATTCTTTCGAAAAATATGCACCAGTTTAAGTGAGACCTATTTGTAAATTTGAAATTCATTTCACCATTCATTTTTTCATTAAGAAATGATTTCTCAAGGACGATACATTTACGCCATTGTCGAGCTCTGGAAAAAAAATTCAAATGAACGACCCAAATCTTATGGAAACATCGGAATTGGAGATTCACACCCAGAGGTTTATCTGATTGAAAATGGTAAGATTGGCGCATTTGTGAGCGACTCTCCTGTCGTAACCTATCAACTTTCGCGTGAAAACATGCTGACTCACGAGCGCATTATCGAGAAAATCATGAATGATTATACGATACTCCCAATGCAATTTTCAACCGTTTCAGAGAATGATGCAATGATTCACGCTTTGATAGAAAAGGAACGCGAAGTTTTTTCAACAGAATTGGAAAAACTTCTTGGAAAACGTGAAATGGGGCTCAAGGCCATTTTTCATGAAAAAATTTATGATGACATTGCTTCAACCGACAATGCCGTCATCAAACTAAAGGCTGAGGCGCAAAGATATGGCGCATCGCAGGCTTTATTGATTGAAGTTGGAAAGGCCGTTGAAAGTGCTTTAATCAATGAAAAAAACCGTTGTAAAGAAGATATTTTAGCGACTCTTTCACCCCTTGCAATAGAAACGGTTGAAGGAAAATTAATTGGCGAACGGATGCTCCTTAATGCTGCATTTCTTATTGATGATTTGAAAGAATCGGATTTTGATGACGCGGTAAACCTAGTTGGGAATCGCTATTCTGAAAGAATGAAATTTAAATATGTAGGAAATGCTCCTGCCTATAATTTTGTGAGGCTTACGATAAAATTAAACTCGAATTGAGCGATGTTTATTATTGATGATATACTTCTTTCACCAATTTATGCCGTTGTGGCAATTGCCGAAACCATTGACGATCAAATTAAAAAAGAGCGTGCGGATGTTGCAAAAATTCAAGCAAAGTTAATGGAGATTCAATTTAAGTTTGAGATGGATGAACTTGAGGAATCAGATTTTTTACGCCAAGAACAGGAATTGCTTCGTCAGCTTGAAGAGGCAAGAATTCAAAGCCAACAATAATTTTTGTACCGATGCCTCACTTAATATACTTGTATGCCCTTTCCGATTTCCCAGAACAAATCAATCAAGCCCCAGTCTTTAAGGCCTATCCACATTTATACATGTATTCAACCACAGTTCCCGAAGATGAATTTGGTGAAGAGGCATTAAAGAAGAATTTAACCGATACAGTTTGGGTTGAACGCGTCATTCGAGATCATGAGCGGGTTGTCTCTTCAGCACTTGAACGCGGCACAGTCATTCCGTTTCGATTTCCAACCCTATTTGCTACCGAACAAAATTATCTTTCGTTTCTTCTAAAGAATGAGAAGAATCTTCGCTTTCTTCACGATCGATTAAAGGGGTGTACCGAGTGGGGCTTAAAAGTATATGCCAATACCCAAGCCATCGAAAATGCAATTTTGAAAGATTCACGAATGATTGAAATTTCGGAGGAAATTTCTCGTTCAAATTCAGGAAAAGCATTTCTACTCACCAAGAAAAAAATGGATTTGCAAAAGGACATCTTAAAGGAAAAAATTAATCAAGCCTTAGGCGATATGCTGGGAGAGCTCCGAATTTCTTCAAGAGATTTCAAAGCAAATGGCGTTCATCCTAAAGAAGCGACCGGAAGAGAAGACGAAATGGTGATGAACCTTGCCTTTCTAATTCATAAAGATCAACGTCAAGAGTATGTTTCAAAAGTGTTCCACTGGAAAGAAAAACTTGAGATGAACGGTATTCACTTAGAACCAAGCGGACCTTGGGCACCATATAACTTTTGCGATATCCAACAGTAATTTTATGTTAAAAGAAAAACCCGAAAACAATGCAAAGCTCATCGATTTACTTGATCGTGTATTGGATAAAGGCGTTGTGATTTCCGGTGATATTGTTGTTTCTGTGGCAGGCGTAGATTTGTTGTATTTGGATATTCGAATTTTAGCCGGCTCTTTAGATACCATCCTTCGACTTCAAAATTCATTTGCACAATCCGCTCTTCCTCCAAAAAATAATTAACTATTCGTTATGACATCATTCAAAGCCGGTGACGGTATTCGATTTGGAAGTTTTGAAGGGACTTTCGGTATGGCTAAAATTCTAAGAATAGATCAAGCGGTCATCGATTTACCCACACCCGAACCGGTTTATCACCTTCTTGTTTACTCACTACGCTCGATTATTCCTCCGAGTGAAGCCCACTTCGCGGAAGGTAAACCATTCATAGGTCACCTTCCCCTCCTTGAAAGCGCATTTCAAAAATCAAACCCGGAAAAAATCGCTGAGACGTTTGTTTCTCAAGATGAATTGGTAGCGTATGAACGATGGGAAGAAGCGTTCTACTCAGGTGAATCCGGAATATTTGATATTCCATTGTTAGAAGCTGTTACAATCATCGTTGAAAGTTTAGGCATCGAAAAAAGGTCATAGGATTCATCTTACTTTTCTTGGACTTCTTGTACCAAATCAGCAGAGAATCTTTATATTGAAAAACACATCTTCGGGGTGCAAAATAATTGCTGAGATTAAACCCGCAGAACTTGACGCAGTTTGTACTGCCGTAAGGAATAGATGACTTACTTTGGGTTCATTTTATTTTGCCTTCGGATGTGAGTTTATTAATCAATCCGAATTGAATCATGCAAAAAGAATCAGCTTCGCCTACCCCGGAAATCAGTACCTCTCCATTTCCTTCTTCTCAAAAAGTTTATGTCGCACAGCCTTCCTTAGATGGAAAGAATACGATACGCGTTGCAATGCGAGAAGTCACACTTTCAACCCCATACCAAATTGGTTCTGAAAAAATTTCTAAGGCTACTCTTTATGATACCAGTGGCCCTTACACCGATCTCAATTATCACGTCGATATTAAAACAGGGTTACCTGCTTTAAGAAAAGAGTGGATTGAATCCCGCGGAGATACAGAGCTGCTCAATCATTTCGGTTCCGAATATTCCAATCAGCGGCAAAGCGATACAAGCATTCCCCAAGAAATTATATTTCCAGCGATTCCACATCCTCGAAAGGCGAAAAGGGGGCACAATGTTTCTCAGCTTCACTACGCAAGAAAAGGTGTCATTACCGCCGAAATGGAATACATCGCCATACGAGAAAATCAACGGCTTAATGAGTGGCAACATTTAAATAAGCAACACATTGGCAATTCTTTTGGTGCCAATACACCCCGAGGCGAAATCACACCCGAATTTGTACGAAGCGAAGTGGCGAGTGGAAGAGCGATTATTCCTGCGAATATCAATCACCCGGAGTTAGAGCCAATGATTATCGGGCGGAATTTTTTGGTTAAAGTCAACGCCAACATCGGCAATAGCGCTGTAACCTCTTCCATTGAAGAAGAAGTTGAAAAAGCAGTTTGGGCCGCACGGTGGGGTGCAGATACCATTATGGATTTAAGCACAGGAAAATTTATTCACGAAACCCGTGACTGGATTTTGAGAAACTCGCCTGTACCGATTGGAACCGTTCCCATTTATCAAGCTTTAGAAAAAGTAGGAGGAAAAGCAGAGGACTTAACTTGGGAGCTTTATCGTGATACTTTAATTGAACAAGCCGAACAAGGTGTGGATTATTTTACCATTCATGCAGGAGTTCTTTTGCGATACATCCCTCTTACGGCAAAGCGACTTACCGGAATTGTTTCGAGAGGCGGTTCCATTCTTGCAAAATGGTGCCTTGCGCATCACAAAGAAAATTTTCTTTACACACACTTCGAAGAGATATGTGAAATCATGAAAGCCTATGATGTGTCTTTTTCATTAGGTGACGGCCTTCGCCCCGGAAGCCTTGCCGATGCAAACGACGCCGCACAATTTGCCGAACTTGATACTTTAGGTGAGCTCACTAAAATTGCGTGGAAACACGATGTTCAAACAATGATTGAAGGCCCCGGACATGTACCAATGCATATGATCAAAGAAAATATGGATAAGCAATTATCAACTTGCGGCGAAGCCCCATTTTATACTCTCGGACCGCTTACCACAGACATTGCGCCGGGTTATGACCATATCACAAGCGGCATTGGGGCTGCAATGATTGGTTGGTTTGGCACTGCAATGCTTTGCTATGTAACGCCAAAAGAACATTTGGGATTACCGAATCGCAAGGATGTCAAAGATGGTGTCATCACCTATAAAATTGCCGCGCATGCCGCCGACTTAGCCAAAGGTCATCCGGGTGCTCAATTCCGAGATAATTTATTAAGCCAAGCTCGGTTTGAATTTCGTTGGCAAGATCAATTTAATCTTTCGCTCGACCCTGAAACGGCAAAAGATTTTCATGATGAAACCTTGCCCGCTGATGGAGCAAAAATCGCTCATTTCTGCTCAATGTGCGGCCCACAATTTTGCTCGATGAAAATCACTCAGGATGTGAGAGACTACGCCGAAAAACTCGGGCTCAATTCAGAAAATGCTATTGAGATTGGAATGATGAAAAAGTCAGAGGAATTCATCGAAAAAGGTAGTGAAATCAATGTGACAATTGAATGATTTTGTTTTGTTTCGATTTACACAATCAAAAAAGCGGCTTCAAGAGCCGCTTTTTTGCTAACCATATTGATAAGTTTTCGAGTATTGTTATGAAAGCGCAACACTTTCTGCTAAAACAAACTGTTTGATTCGTCGCGCAATGCTTTCCGGGTCTAATTCAACTTCTTTATGAAGTTCTGCCGGTGTTCCGTGATCTATGAAACGATCGGGTAAGCCTATAACCAACGCTTTATTGTTGTAGCCTTTTTCGTGGAAATACTCTAATACGGCACTTCCAAAACCACCCTTTACTGTATTTTCTTCAATTGTTACGATTCGGTCAAACCTCGAGGCGATTTCATCAAGAAGATATGTATCCAGAGGTTTTACAAATCGCATATTGGCAATCAAGGGAGAAAGGCCACTTTCTTCTAAAAGTGAAACCGCCTTCATCGCATTATTCCCCATCACACCGATGGTTAGAATGGCGACATCGTTTCCCTCGCGAATCACTTCACCTTTTCCAATTTGTACTTTTTTAAACTCTTTACGCATCGGCATACCAGTTGCGTTTCCACGTGGGTAACGAATCGCAACCGGTCCGAAATCAGAGTCGATTGCAGTAAAGAGCATATCCCGAAGTTCTTGCTCATTCATCGGTGCCATTATCGTCATTGTGGGAATTAATCTTAAATACGATAAATCAAATGCTCCGTGATGAGTCGGACCATCTGCACCGGCCAACCCGCCGCGATCCATTGCGAATACCACGCTGAGATTTTGCAACGCGATGTCATGAATAATTTGATCGTAAGCACGCTGCAAAAAAGTTGAGTAAATAGCAACAACAGGTTTCATTCCCTGAGTTGCAAGACCTGCGCCAAAAGTGACGGCGTGCTGCTCCGCGATTCCAACATCATAAAACTGATCGGGCAAAGCGTTTCCAAGAATCTTAAGCGAAGTTCCTGAAGGCATTGCAGCAGTAATACCAACAACGCGTTTGTTTTCACGAGCAATTTCTGTGATTGCATTTCCAAACACATCTTGATAAAGCGGTGGAGGTGGTGTTGCAGGTGCTTTCGCTAGTGATTTTCCGGTGATTTTATCAAAAGCGGTGCTTTGCGCATGCCACTTTAATTGATCTTCCTCTGCAAGCTTAAATCCTTTTCCCTTAACCGTTACAATGTGCAAAAGTTTTGGATGCGGCAAGTCTCGAAGTTCCTTAAGTACTTTGGCTAGCTTTTTTACATCATGCCCATCGATTGGGCCGAAATAGCGGAAGCCTAAAGCTTCAAAAAAGGCCCCCGGCGTCATTGCCGCTTTTATTCCCTGTTCGATTCCCAGAACAAATTTTTTGGCTTTTTCTCCAAATTCATTGTTACCGATTCGATCTAAAAAGTCGGCGAATTCGTGCCTAATTTTGTTATAGGTTGAATTGGTCGTGATCGCGGTTAAGTGCTCTTTCAACCCGCCAACATTGGGGTCAATGGACATGCAATTATCATTCAAAACAACAAGCACATCTGTTTTAAGATGACCGATATGATTTAATGCTTCAAACGCCATTCCTCCTGTCATTGCGCCATCCCCGATAATCGCAGCAATTTTATAGTCTTCCTTTTTCAAATCACGAGCAATTGCCATTCCCGCTGCGGCTGAAATTGAAGTTGATGCATGACCAACGCCAAAGGTGTCGTATTCGCTTTCACTGCGTTTCGGAAATCCAGCGACGCCTTTGTATTGGCGGTTTGTATAGAAAATATTTTTTCTACCGGTAAGGATTTTATGAACATAGGCTTGATGACCGACATCCCACACAATTTGATCTTTGGGTGTATTGTAAATGTAGTGCAGGGCGACAGAGATATCGGTTGCGCCTAAACTTGCAGCAAAATGCCCTCCATACTTTGAAACAATTTCAATCACGAAGTCTCGACACTCCTGTGCAATTTCAGGAAGTTCATCGATGCTGAATTTTTTTAGATCGTCGGGAGTTCGAATCTGACTAAGATACTTGCCGAATCGGGCGAGTTCTTCGGATTCCTTGATATGACTTGTGCTCATAAGTGACAGAAATTTAAATTGGCTGCAAAGTTCATTTAATGACCGATTTACCACATGTAGCGATCAAACCTTGAAATACTGAAAACCTTGCGATGCCTTGTAAAGTTTTTGATGGCTTTTCTTTTCCGTAAAGAACTTCATAAATATATCAAAAAAGGAAGGGGGTC is from Chloroherpetonaceae bacterium and encodes:
- the thiC gene encoding phosphomethylpyrimidine synthase ThiC; this translates as MQKESASPTPEISTSPFPSSQKVYVAQPSLDGKNTIRVAMREVTLSTPYQIGSEKISKATLYDTSGPYTDLNYHVDIKTGLPALRKEWIESRGDTELLNHFGSEYSNQRQSDTSIPQEIIFPAIPHPRKAKRGHNVSQLHYARKGVITAEMEYIAIRENQRLNEWQHLNKQHIGNSFGANTPRGEITPEFVRSEVASGRAIIPANINHPELEPMIIGRNFLVKVNANIGNSAVTSSIEEEVEKAVWAARWGADTIMDLSTGKFIHETRDWILRNSPVPIGTVPIYQALEKVGGKAEDLTWELYRDTLIEQAEQGVDYFTIHAGVLLRYIPLTAKRLTGIVSRGGSILAKWCLAHHKENFLYTHFEEICEIMKAYDVSFSLGDGLRPGSLADANDAAQFAELDTLGELTKIAWKHDVQTMIEGPGHVPMHMIKENMDKQLSTCGEAPFYTLGPLTTDIAPGYDHITSGIGAAMIGWFGTAMLCYVTPKEHLGLPNRKDVKDGVITYKIAAHAADLAKGHPGAQFRDNLLSQARFEFRWQDQFNLSLDPETAKDFHDETLPADGAKIAHFCSMCGPQFCSMKITQDVRDYAEKLGLNSENAIEIGMMKKSEEFIEKGSEINVTIE
- the dxs gene encoding 1-deoxy-D-xylulose-5-phosphate synthase, yielding MSTSHIKESEELARFGKYLSQIRTPDDLKKFSIDELPEIAQECRDFVIEIVSKYGGHFAASLGATDISVALHYIYNTPKDQIVWDVGHQAYVHKILTGRKNIFYTNRQYKGVAGFPKRSESEYDTFGVGHASTSISAAAGMAIARDLKKEDYKIAAIIGDGAMTGGMAFEALNHIGHLKTDVLVVLNDNCMSIDPNVGGLKEHLTAITTNSTYNKIRHEFADFLDRIGNNEFGEKAKKFVLGIEQGIKAAMTPGAFFEALGFRYFGPIDGHDVKKLAKVLKELRDLPHPKLLHIVTVKGKGFKLAEEDQLKWHAQSTAFDKITGKSLAKAPATPPPPLYQDVFGNAITEIARENKRVVGITAAMPSGTSLKILGNALPDQFYDVGIAEQHAVTFGAGLATQGMKPVVAIYSTFLQRAYDQIIHDIALQNLSVVFAMDRGGLAGADGPTHHGAFDLSYLRLIPTMTIMAPMNEQELRDMLFTAIDSDFGPVAIRYPRGNATGMPMRKEFKKVQIGKGEVIREGNDVAILTIGVMGNNAMKAVSLLEESGLSPLIANMRFVKPLDTYLLDEIASRFDRIVTIEENTVKGGFGSAVLEYFHEKGYNNKALVIGLPDRFIDHGTPAELHKEVELDPESIARRIKQFVLAESVALS